From Kineosporia succinea, the proteins below share one genomic window:
- a CDS encoding L-lactate MFS transporter — MSSVLDRERTVAPPGYNRWLVPPAALAVHLSIGEVYAFSVFKGPLVTHFDSSLTAIGVVFSIAIVMLGLSAAFGGTWVERNGPRKAMVVSMACWVTGFLVSSLGVATNQLWLVYLGYGVIGGIGLGIGYISPVSTLIKWFPDRPGLATGLAIMGFGGGALVASPLTSRLLAAYADKPEDAIAPTMLTLAAIYVVLMSLGAWVVRVPAADWTPPGFSSASAVTAAARRPGLGHGAVADVTANQAIRTPQFWLLWTILFCNVTAGIGILEQASPMIQDFFSDVDATEAAGFVGLLSLCNMAGRFVWSTASDRVGRKPIYAVYLGVGALLYLLLALSGTSGVGLFVATACVIISFYGGGFATIPAYLKDLFGGVQVGAIHGRLLTAWSAAGIVGPLVVNRVADHQTAAGKSGSDLYALSFQIMVGILVIGFVANILVRALGAEKPAAEAVSETAA, encoded by the coding sequence ATGTCTTCAGTCCTTGACCGCGAACGCACCGTGGCCCCGCCCGGGTACAACCGGTGGCTCGTCCCGCCGGCCGCCCTCGCGGTACACCTCTCGATCGGCGAGGTCTACGCCTTCAGCGTCTTCAAAGGCCCACTCGTCACGCACTTCGACTCCAGCCTGACCGCGATCGGCGTCGTCTTCTCGATCGCGATCGTCATGCTCGGCCTGTCCGCCGCGTTCGGCGGCACCTGGGTCGAGCGCAACGGCCCGCGCAAGGCCATGGTCGTCTCGATGGCCTGCTGGGTCACGGGCTTCCTGGTCAGCTCGCTCGGCGTGGCCACGAACCAGCTGTGGCTGGTGTACCTCGGCTACGGCGTGATCGGCGGCATCGGCCTGGGCATCGGCTACATCTCGCCGGTCTCCACGCTGATCAAGTGGTTCCCCGACCGCCCGGGCCTGGCCACCGGCCTGGCCATCATGGGCTTCGGCGGTGGCGCGCTGGTCGCGTCCCCGCTCACGAGCCGTCTGCTCGCCGCCTACGCGGACAAGCCGGAAGACGCGATCGCCCCGACCATGCTGACGCTGGCGGCGATCTACGTCGTGCTCATGTCGCTCGGTGCCTGGGTGGTGCGGGTGCCCGCCGCGGACTGGACGCCCCCGGGCTTCAGCTCCGCCTCGGCCGTCACCGCCGCCGCGCGCCGTCCCGGCCTGGGTCACGGTGCCGTCGCCGACGTGACCGCCAACCAGGCCATCCGCACGCCGCAGTTCTGGCTGCTGTGGACGATCCTGTTCTGCAACGTGACCGCCGGCATCGGCATCCTCGAGCAGGCGTCCCCGATGATCCAGGACTTCTTCTCCGACGTCGACGCCACCGAGGCCGCGGGCTTCGTGGGCCTGCTGTCGCTGTGCAACATGGCGGGGCGCTTCGTCTGGTCGACGGCCTCCGACCGCGTCGGCCGCAAGCCGATCTACGCCGTCTACCTGGGCGTCGGCGCGCTGCTGTACCTGTTGCTGGCGCTGTCCGGCACCTCCGGCGTGGGCCTGTTCGTGGCCACGGCCTGCGTCATCATCAGCTTCTACGGCGGCGGTTTCGCGACCATCCCGGCCTATCTGAAGGACCTCTTCGGCGGTGTGCAGGTCGGCGCCATCCACGGCCGTCTGCTGACGGCCTGGTCCGCGGCCGGCATCGTCGGCCCGCTCGTGGTCAACCGGGTCGCCGACCACCAGACGGCCGCCGGCAAGTCCGGCTCGGACCTGTACGCCCTGTCGTTCCAGATCATGGTCGGCATCCTGGTGATCGGTTTCGTGGCCAACATCCTGGTGCGCGCCCTGGGCGCCGAGAAGCCCGCCGCGGAAGCCGTTTCCGAGACCGCGGCCTGA
- a CDS encoding MFS transporter small subunit, with protein MSDDVKTTVQGPAAIAAIALWVIVSGALVYGIYETIQKVSALFG; from the coding sequence ATGAGTGACGACGTGAAGACCACCGTCCAGGGTCCGGCCGCGATCGCGGCGATCGCCCTGTGGGTCATCGTCAGCGGTGCCCTGGTGTACGGCATCTACGAGACGATCCAGAAGGTGTCGGCCCTCTTCGGCTGA
- a CDS encoding MMPL family transporter translates to MIFAVLSVVLAPTVTATTDQADFLPNKYDSIKGYELLDEAFPQTQQSGATIVFDRADDARLTEADLAKITEISKGLKLGDAFGTVDAPIPSPSGEAAIVNIGLAPGVTGQDPEDLDQVKDLRDSLDAAVGGSGLEQGVTGSLAQGYDQTQSGQNAEAIVFVATILLIVVLLGIIFRSVLIAVMPLFLVGLVSVVAGGLIAMVEKAFDLNHDPSTSVILIVVLFGIGTDYILFFLFRYREARRDGEEHRSAVAHAIERAGEAIASAGGAVFVAFMTLVLSSLGIFQSIGPSLAVAVAVTLVAALTLVPAVVTLLGRALFWPSKKWRQQPTGTRFARVGASLGAHPVRYAALSGAFLLVLSVFALSFNPTFDLGSAGSSSDVESARATATMEAKGFSAGATDPTPIILHASDGQALTEAEVKTFADTIGGVDGVGQVSASTLSQADPGTALVMTILDADSASTRALETVKDRLRPAASEAAPDGTVAYVAGTSGVFVDFQAAMNRDYSVVFPVAALIILLILMVLLRSLVAPWYLMLSVGLGFAATLGAATIVFQMIKGDPGLIFLLPIYIYLFVVALGTDYNILMVARLREEARDGKDPREAAAQAVRHAGPTIAAAGVILAGTFASLMLAGNSLLTTMGFAVSFGITIAAFVMSMFFTPALTALFGHAAWWPGHSDIAPPGQQHEPPAGTRTQDPVHEG, encoded by the coding sequence GTGATTTTCGCCGTGCTGTCGGTGGTGCTCGCACCGACCGTCACCGCGACCACCGACCAGGCGGACTTCCTGCCGAACAAGTATGACTCCATCAAGGGTTATGAACTGCTGGACGAGGCTTTTCCGCAGACCCAGCAGTCCGGCGCGACGATCGTCTTCGACCGCGCCGACGACGCCAGGCTGACCGAGGCCGACCTGGCGAAGATCACCGAGATCAGCAAGGGCCTGAAACTGGGTGACGCGTTCGGCACGGTCGACGCGCCGATCCCGTCGCCGTCGGGCGAGGCGGCCATCGTCAACATCGGCCTGGCGCCGGGCGTCACCGGGCAGGACCCCGAAGACCTCGACCAGGTGAAGGATCTGCGCGACAGCCTGGACGCGGCGGTCGGCGGCAGCGGCCTGGAGCAGGGCGTGACCGGCTCGCTGGCGCAGGGGTACGACCAGACCCAGTCCGGGCAGAACGCCGAGGCGATCGTCTTCGTCGCCACGATCCTGCTGATCGTGGTGCTCCTGGGCATCATCTTCCGCAGTGTGCTGATCGCGGTCATGCCGCTGTTCCTGGTCGGCCTGGTGTCGGTGGTGGCCGGGGGCCTGATCGCGATGGTCGAGAAGGCGTTCGACCTCAACCACGACCCGTCCACCAGCGTCATCCTGATCGTGGTGCTGTTCGGCATCGGCACCGACTACATCCTGTTCTTCCTGTTCCGCTACCGCGAGGCGCGGCGGGACGGGGAGGAACACCGCAGTGCCGTGGCGCACGCCATCGAGCGGGCCGGTGAGGCCATCGCGTCCGCCGGTGGTGCGGTGTTCGTGGCCTTCATGACGCTGGTGCTCTCGTCACTGGGCATCTTCCAGTCGATCGGGCCGTCGCTGGCCGTGGCGGTCGCGGTGACCCTGGTCGCGGCGCTGACGCTGGTGCCGGCCGTGGTGACGCTGCTGGGCCGGGCGCTGTTCTGGCCGTCGAAGAAGTGGCGGCAGCAGCCGACCGGGACGCGGTTCGCCCGGGTCGGGGCGTCGCTGGGAGCCCACCCGGTGCGGTACGCGGCGCTCTCCGGTGCGTTCCTCCTGGTGCTGTCGGTGTTCGCGCTGTCGTTCAACCCGACGTTCGACCTGGGATCGGCCGGTTCCTCGAGCGACGTCGAGTCGGCCCGGGCCACCGCCACGATGGAGGCCAAGGGCTTCAGCGCGGGCGCGACCGACCCGACGCCGATCATCCTGCACGCCTCCGACGGGCAGGCCCTGACCGAGGCCGAGGTGAAGACGTTCGCCGACACCATCGGCGGGGTCGACGGGGTCGGGCAGGTGAGCGCGTCGACGCTGTCGCAGGCCGACCCGGGCACCGCGCTGGTGATGACGATCCTCGACGCGGACTCGGCGTCCACCCGGGCGCTGGAGACGGTGAAGGACCGGCTGCGCCCGGCCGCCTCCGAGGCGGCGCCGGACGGGACGGTCGCCTACGTGGCCGGGACGTCGGGGGTGTTCGTCGACTTCCAGGCCGCGATGAACCGCGACTACTCGGTCGTGTTCCCGGTGGCGGCGCTCATCATCCTGCTCATCCTGATGGTGCTGCTGCGCAGTCTCGTGGCGCCGTGGTACCTGATGCTGTCGGTCGGGCTCGGCTTCGCGGCCACCCTGGGCGCGGCGACCATCGTGTTCCAGATGATCAAGGGTGACCCGGGCCTGATCTTCCTGCTGCCGATCTACATCTATCTGTTCGTGGTCGCCCTCGGGACCGACTACAACATCCTGATGGTGGCCCGGCTGCGCGAGGAGGCCCGGGACGGCAAGGATCCCCGGGAGGCCGCGGCCCAGGCCGTGCGGCACGCCGGGCCGACGATCGCCGCGGCCGGGGTGATCCTGGCCGGCACGTTCGCCTCGCTGATGCTGGCGGGCAACTCGCTGCTCACCACGATGGGCTTCGCGGTGTCGTTCGGCATCACCATCGCGGCGTTCGTGATGTCGATGTTCTTCACACCGGCGCTGACGGCGCTGTTCGGGCACGCGGCGTGGTGGCCGGGGCACTCGGACATCGCTCCCCCGGGCCAGCAGCACGAACCTCCGGCGGGGACCCGGACGCAGGACCCGGTCCACGAGGGATAG
- a CDS encoding sugar phosphate isomerase/epimerase family protein yields MNPRLSLNQATIKHADLATALSLTAEAGITSIGLWREPVAEVGLGRAATMVSDSGLRVSSLCRGGFFTASDPAERARALDQNRRAIDEIATLAEAGAPGSAPVLVLVAGGLPAGDRDLASARARAAEAVGDLAADAAGAGVVLAVEPMHPIYAADRGVVSTLREALDLVCDLPAKVAGVVVDTFHVWWDPTLPAQISRAGAEGRIASYQVGDWITPFPGDALLSRGLMGDGHVDFASITRLVLDAGYTGDVEVEIFNQELWDADPAQVVARVVKAFDETVAGQL; encoded by the coding sequence ATGAACCCCCGGCTCTCCCTGAACCAGGCCACGATCAAGCACGCGGACCTGGCCACCGCACTGTCACTCACGGCCGAGGCGGGCATCACCTCGATCGGGCTGTGGCGCGAGCCGGTCGCCGAGGTCGGGCTCGGCCGGGCCGCGACCATGGTCTCCGACTCCGGGCTGCGGGTCTCGAGTCTGTGCCGGGGCGGGTTCTTCACCGCGTCCGACCCGGCCGAGCGGGCCCGGGCGCTGGACCAGAACCGGCGCGCCATCGACGAGATCGCCACCCTGGCCGAGGCCGGGGCTCCCGGCTCGGCGCCGGTCCTGGTGCTGGTGGCCGGTGGGCTGCCCGCCGGCGACCGCGACCTGGCGAGCGCCCGCGCCCGGGCGGCCGAGGCCGTGGGCGACCTGGCGGCGGACGCGGCCGGGGCCGGGGTGGTGCTGGCGGTCGAGCCGATGCACCCCATCTACGCGGCCGACCGGGGCGTGGTCTCCACGCTGCGGGAGGCGCTCGACCTGGTCTGTGACCTGCCCGCGAAGGTGGCGGGCGTGGTGGTCGACACCTTCCACGTGTGGTGGGACCCGACCCTGCCGGCGCAGATCTCGCGGGCCGGGGCCGAGGGCCGGATCGCCTCGTACCAGGTGGGCGACTGGATCACCCCGTTCCCCGGCGACGCCCTGCTCTCGCGCGGGCTGATGGGTGACGGTCACGTGGACTTCGCGTCGATCACCCGGCTGGTGCTCGACGCCGGGTACACCGGTGACGTCGAGGTCGAGATCTTCAACCAGGAGCTCTGGGACGCCGATCCCGCCCAGGTCGTCGCACGCGTGGTGAAGGCGTTCGACGAGACGGTGGCGGGACAGCTGTAA
- a CDS encoding DUF993 family protein: protein MPAIGTITAEGVHGSRDLNEPPRFDRPAGPLRSRVVYAAAHVVPRVAGDNVPGAPADIDWDATLAFRRHLWSWGLGVADAMDTAQRNMGLDPAAVRELVTRSAAEAASTGGALVVGVNTDHLEDDVVTLDAVVTAYLEQLEHAENNGAGVVLMASRHLARAATSAADYERVYAEVLGRAGSPVVLHWLGEAFDPQLAGYFGPGLSVGGRIDVVARIISAHADKVRGIKMSLLDAGHEITLRAQLPEGVAMFTGDDYHYVGLIAGDGVRHSDALLGAFAALAPHASAAVQALDAGEHDRYHRVLGPTEALARHVFEAPTFHYKTGIAFLAWLNGHQPAFTMVGGLHAARGLPHLSRLIELADDVGALEEPELAAYRWNRLLSLNGVPVPTVVRA from the coding sequence ATGCCCGCCATCGGCACGATCACCGCCGAGGGGGTGCACGGCAGCCGGGACCTGAACGAGCCCCCGCGTTTCGACCGCCCCGCCGGGCCGCTGCGCTCTCGGGTCGTCTACGCGGCGGCGCACGTGGTTCCCCGGGTCGCCGGTGACAACGTTCCCGGTGCGCCCGCCGACATCGACTGGGACGCCACGCTCGCGTTCCGGCGTCACCTCTGGTCGTGGGGTCTGGGCGTCGCCGACGCGATGGACACCGCCCAGCGCAACATGGGCCTCGATCCCGCCGCCGTGCGTGAGCTCGTCACGCGCAGCGCGGCCGAGGCGGCCTCGACCGGGGGCGCGCTCGTGGTGGGGGTGAACACCGACCACCTCGAGGACGACGTGGTCACCCTGGACGCGGTGGTCACCGCGTACCTCGAGCAGCTGGAGCACGCCGAGAACAACGGCGCGGGCGTGGTTCTCATGGCCTCACGCCACCTGGCGCGGGCCGCGACCTCGGCCGCCGACTACGAGCGGGTGTACGCCGAGGTGCTCGGGCGGGCCGGCTCCCCGGTGGTGCTGCACTGGCTCGGCGAGGCGTTCGACCCGCAGCTGGCCGGGTACTTCGGGCCCGGGCTGAGCGTGGGCGGGCGCATCGACGTGGTCGCCCGGATCATCTCCGCGCACGCGGACAAGGTGCGCGGTATCAAGATGAGCCTGCTCGACGCCGGGCACGAGATCACCCTGCGGGCCCAGCTCCCCGAGGGCGTGGCCATGTTCACCGGCGACGACTACCACTACGTCGGTCTCATCGCCGGTGACGGCGTCCGCCACTCCGACGCCCTCCTGGGCGCGTTCGCCGCCCTGGCGCCCCACGCGTCCGCTGCCGTGCAGGCCCTCGACGCGGGCGAGCACGACCGCTACCACCGCGTCCTCGGCCCGACCGAGGCCCTGGCGCGGCACGTGTTCGAGGCGCCGACGTTCCACTACAAGACCGGCATCGCGTTCCTGGCCTGGCTGAACGGGCACCAGCCGGCGTTCACCATGGTCGGCGGGCTGCACGCGGCGCGGGGCCTGCCGCACCTGTCGAGGCTGATCGAGCTGGCCGACGACGTCGGGGCGCTGGAAGAACCGGAACTGGCCGCGTACCGCTGGAACCGGTTGCTGAGCCTGAACGGCGTGCCCGTGCCGACGGTGGTGCGCGCATGA
- a CDS encoding Gfo/Idh/MocA family protein, producing the protein MAHDPIGIIMNGVSGRMGYRQHLLRSVLAIRAEGGVQLSDGTRVQVEPILVGRSESKLADIAKKHDIADWTTDLDAALSDPRWTVYGDFQITGARVPAIRRAIAAGKAVYTEKPTAGTLEEALELAALAKAAGVKNGVVHDKLYLPGLRKLARLVESGFFGRVLSIRGEFGYWVFEGDWQAAQRPSWNYRSEDGGGIVADMFPHWNYVLENLFGPVEAVYARAVTHIPERSDEQGQAYAATADDAAYAVFELAGGVVAQLNSSWAVRVNRKELVEFQVDGTHGSAVAGLFGCRAQHRTGTPKPVWNPDLAETHDYFDDWAEVPDNDVYANGFREQWEQFLRHVAEDAPYTFDLLAGARGVRLAEAGLESSRTGRRIELPSLTAGDDA; encoded by the coding sequence ATGGCACACGACCCCATCGGCATCATCATGAACGGCGTCTCCGGGCGCATGGGCTACCGGCAGCACCTGCTGCGCTCGGTGCTCGCGATCCGCGCCGAGGGCGGCGTCCAGCTGTCCGACGGCACCCGGGTGCAGGTCGAGCCGATCCTGGTCGGCCGCAGCGAGAGCAAGCTGGCCGACATCGCCAAGAAGCACGACATCGCCGACTGGACCACGGATCTCGACGCCGCGCTGAGCGACCCGCGATGGACGGTGTACGGCGACTTCCAGATCACCGGCGCGCGGGTTCCGGCGATCCGCAGGGCGATCGCGGCGGGCAAGGCCGTCTACACCGAGAAGCCGACCGCCGGCACCCTCGAGGAGGCTCTGGAGCTGGCCGCGCTGGCGAAGGCCGCCGGGGTCAAGAACGGCGTGGTGCACGACAAGCTCTACCTGCCGGGCCTGCGCAAGCTCGCCCGGCTGGTGGAGTCCGGGTTCTTCGGGCGGGTGCTGTCGATCCGCGGCGAGTTCGGCTACTGGGTGTTCGAGGGCGACTGGCAGGCCGCGCAGCGCCCCAGCTGGAACTACCGCAGCGAGGACGGCGGCGGCATCGTCGCGGACATGTTCCCGCACTGGAACTACGTGCTGGAGAACCTGTTCGGGCCGGTCGAGGCGGTCTACGCGCGGGCCGTCACGCACATCCCCGAGCGTTCGGACGAGCAGGGCCAGGCCTACGCGGCCACCGCCGACGACGCCGCCTACGCGGTGTTCGAGCTCGCCGGAGGCGTGGTCGCGCAGCTGAACTCGAGCTGGGCGGTGCGGGTCAACCGCAAGGAGCTCGTCGAGTTCCAGGTCGACGGCACCCACGGCAGCGCCGTGGCCGGCCTGTTCGGCTGCCGCGCCCAGCACCGCACCGGCACCCCCAAGCCGGTCTGGAACCCCGACCTGGCCGAGACCCACGACTACTTCGACGACTGGGCCGAGGTCCCTGACAACGACGTCTACGCCAACGGTTTCCGCGAGCAGTGGGAACAGTTCCTGCGGCACGTCGCCGAGGACGCGCCCTACACCTTCGACCTGCTGGCCGGGGCCCGCGGCGTGCGGCTGGCCGAGGCCGGGCTCGAGAGTTCCCGCACCGGGCGCCGGATCGAGCTGCCGTCGCTGACCGCCGGGGACGACGCCTGA
- a CDS encoding carbohydrate ABC transporter permease, with protein MNKSPGRSGRKGQGVRTHDGKAAAVFLAPWLIGLVVITAGPMLMSLYLSFTDYNLLSAANFTGLENIQRMLDDQRLANSLGVTMIYVFVSTPIQLAVALALAIFLDRGLRGLALYRSIFYLPSLLGSSVAVAVLWKRVFGAEGLVNQFLAVFGIDGPGWISQPSTALSTLILLHVWTFGAPMVIFLAGLRQIPREFYEAAAVDGASRWQQFRNVTLPMLSPIIFFNLVLGIIGAFQSFTQAFVVSDGRGGPSDSTLFFTLYLYQQGFVNFNMGYASALAWLLLLIVAVFTAINFWASKFWVFYDN; from the coding sequence CTGAACAAGAGTCCCGGACGCTCCGGGCGCAAGGGCCAGGGGGTGAGGACCCACGACGGGAAGGCGGCAGCCGTCTTCCTGGCACCCTGGCTGATCGGGCTGGTCGTGATCACGGCCGGGCCCATGCTGATGTCGTTGTATCTGTCCTTCACGGACTACAACCTGCTCAGCGCAGCGAATTTCACCGGTCTGGAGAACATCCAGCGGATGCTGGACGACCAGCGTCTGGCGAACTCGCTCGGTGTCACCATGATCTACGTCTTCGTCTCCACCCCGATCCAGCTGGCCGTGGCGCTCGCCCTGGCCATCTTCCTGGACCGGGGGCTGCGCGGACTGGCCCTGTACCGCTCGATCTTCTACCTGCCCTCACTGCTCGGCTCGAGCGTGGCGGTGGCGGTGCTGTGGAAGCGGGTGTTCGGGGCCGAGGGCCTGGTGAACCAGTTCCTCGCGGTGTTCGGCATCGACGGCCCGGGCTGGATCTCACAGCCCTCGACCGCCCTGTCGACGCTGATCCTGCTCCACGTCTGGACTTTCGGTGCGCCGATGGTCATCTTCCTGGCCGGCCTGCGGCAGATCCCCCGGGAGTTCTACGAGGCGGCGGCGGTCGACGGGGCGAGCCGCTGGCAGCAGTTCCGCAACGTCACGCTGCCGATGCTCTCCCCGATCATCTTCTTCAACCTCGTGCTCGGCATCATCGGCGCGTTCCAGTCGTTCACCCAGGCCTTCGTGGTGTCCGACGGACGGGGCGGGCCCTCCGACTCGACGTTGTTCTTCACGCTGTACCTGTACCAGCAGGGCTTCGTGAACTTCAACATGGGCTACGCGTCGGCACTCGCCTGGCTGCTGCTGCTCATCGTCGCGGTGTTCACGGCCATCAACTTCTGGGCCTCGAAATTCTGGGTGTTCTATGACAACTGA
- a CDS encoding carbohydrate ABC transporter permease encodes MTTDAPVAPPVAVPPSADRPRTTFRVRSVLRHGVLLLAAFIMLYPLLWMLASSIRPDNEIFNSYGIFVNTFDTTHYPDGWNALARPFSTYLLNSAIVVLGAILGNLVSCSMAAYAFARLEFPFKRTAFTIMLLTIMLPVHVVIVPQYILWANLDLINTFVPLIAPKMLATDAFFVFLMVQFIRGIPRELDEAARIDGAGHARIFGRIILPLMVPALATTTIFTFIWTWNDFFAQLIFLTDPDLYTVPVALRSFIDAQENSSFGALFAMSVVSLVPIFLAFLIGQRYLIQGIATTGGK; translated from the coding sequence ATGACAACTGATGCCCCGGTGGCGCCGCCCGTGGCCGTGCCCCCCTCCGCCGACCGGCCACGCACCACCTTCCGCGTGAGATCCGTGCTGAGGCACGGCGTCCTGCTCCTCGCCGCGTTCATCATGCTCTACCCGCTGCTGTGGATGCTGGCCAGCTCGATCCGGCCGGACAACGAGATCTTCAACAGCTACGGCATTTTCGTGAACACGTTCGACACCACGCACTACCCGGACGGGTGGAACGCGCTCGCCCGCCCGTTCAGCACCTACCTGCTGAACTCGGCGATCGTGGTGCTGGGCGCGATCCTCGGCAACCTGGTCTCCTGCTCGATGGCCGCGTACGCCTTCGCCCGGCTCGAGTTCCCCTTCAAGCGCACGGCTTTCACGATCATGCTGCTCACGATCATGCTGCCCGTGCACGTCGTGATCGTTCCGCAGTACATCCTGTGGGCGAACCTGGACCTGATCAACACGTTCGTGCCGCTGATCGCGCCGAAGATGCTGGCCACCGACGCCTTCTTCGTCTTCCTCATGGTGCAGTTCATCCGTGGCATCCCGCGTGAGCTCGACGAGGCGGCCCGCATCGACGGGGCCGGTCACGCCCGGATCTTCGGCCGCATCATCCTGCCCCTGATGGTGCCGGCCCTGGCGACCACCACGATCTTCACGTTCATCTGGACCTGGAACGACTTCTTCGCCCAGCTGATCTTCCTCACCGACCCGGACCTCTACACCGTGCCGGTCGCCCTGCGCTCGTTCATCGACGCGCAGGAGAACAGTTCTTTCGGCGCCCTGTTCGCGATGAGCGTCGTGTCCCTCGTCCCCATCTTCCTGGCGTTCCTGATCGGTCAGCGCTACCTGATCCAGGGCATCGCCACCACCGGAGGCAAGTGA